From Neomonachus schauinslandi chromosome 12, ASM220157v2, whole genome shotgun sequence, the proteins below share one genomic window:
- the LOC110592648 gene encoding UMP-CMP kinase-like, with the protein NLSAGELLDERKNPDPQYGELIEKYIKGKMVPVETTISLLKSEMDQTMAANAQKNKFLIDRFPRNQDNLQGWKKIMDGKADVSFILFFYCNREICIERCLERGKSSGRSDDNRESLEKRIQTYLQSTKPIIYLHEEMQKVKKIDDSKSVEVFDEIDKIFDKEG; encoded by the coding sequence AACCTTTCTGCAGGAGAACTTCTTGATGAAAGGAAGAACCCAGATCCACAGTATGGTGAACTCATTGAAAAGTACATTAAAGGAAAGATGGTGCCAGTTGAGACAACTATCAGTTTGTTAAAGAGTGAAATGGATCAGACAATGGCTGCCAATGCTCAGAAGAATAAATTCTTAATTGATAGGTTTCCAAGAAATCAAGACAACCTTCAGGGTTGGAAGAAGATCATGGATGGGAAGGCAGATGTGTCTTTCATTCTATTCTTTTACTGTAATAGAGAGATCTGTATTGAACGATGTCTTGAGAGGGGAAAGAGTAGTGGTAGAAGTGATGACAACAGAGAGAGTTTGGAAAAGAGAATTCAGACCTATCTTCAATCAACAAAACCAATTATTTACTTACATGAAGAAATgcagaaagtcaagaaaatagaTGACTCTAAGTCTGTTGAAGTTTTTGATGAAATTGATaagatttttgacaaagaaggCTAA